One segment of Desulfosudis oleivorans Hxd3 DNA contains the following:
- a CDS encoding PAS domain S-box protein: MDLTRKRLVFMIRLLVIISLSYLMLLAPGAGAATPLIYGFIGLYLFSNLVISQLPAPFFERPLLFYGIVLFDSIMVVAGIYVAGMASTDLYLIFFLIVCLATLGSDLRNLIIAGFLFVFVYGWLLYQEGLLQGPEAVSYTLRLPFILVITLFLGYIVDLQTKDRDRQLKASEARYRSFIENLPVGSYQRTTGENSRFLMMNRAFLRMFGFKGKPDAWQPAALPYADADQEKEIVATLEAKGNVDGMAVDLRRKNGTVFNARVWARRYRIDAGEIVEGIVVDETGLRQAEAALRESEERLKVAVAASFDLIYEWQVGGDRLQWFGDIEQKLGYGPGEAGDTLAAWEVLIHPEDLQNFREMVELRDSNTQPLLREYRIRHKSGEWRYWSDHSVPLLNGEGRPWKWIGACTDVTRHKAMEAQLQQAQKMEAIGVLAGGVAHNFNNILMSIQGYVSAMLMDRQPQDSDYEHLVDIDRSVKKASTLTRNLLGYARGGTYDVQPTDLNELMRNEDRMFGSAKKEIVLDEHFQKDIWPVDVDQSQMQQVLMNLYINAVQAMPETGGTLHVGTENVILNEEDVRGHDVLPGPYVKVVVQDEGCGMDKATMEKIFDPFFTTKKTGVGTGLGLSSVYGIVKSHGGMVRVTSEKGRGTSFFIFLPAMIRGQLKKEKEAAAPAIKGGAEAILVVDDEEMVIKACSRMLKRLGYNVVAVQSGEAAVSLYRQHYREIALVLLDMLMPGMGGGETYDKLKQINPHVKVLLSSGFSLNNQAREILAKGCSGFIQKPYDTAAISLKLREILDQQEAAET; encoded by the coding sequence ATGGACCTGACGCGAAAACGGCTTGTTTTTATGATTCGGCTGCTGGTCATCATCAGCCTTTCCTACCTGATGCTGCTGGCCCCCGGTGCCGGCGCCGCCACCCCCTTGATATACGGCTTCATCGGCCTTTACCTGTTTTCCAACCTGGTTATCTCCCAGCTGCCGGCGCCCTTTTTTGAGCGGCCCCTTCTTTTTTACGGCATTGTGCTGTTTGACAGCATCATGGTGGTGGCCGGCATCTATGTGGCCGGCATGGCCAGCACCGACCTTTACCTGATTTTTTTTCTGATTGTCTGCCTGGCCACCCTGGGTTCGGATTTAAGAAACCTCATCATTGCCGGCTTTTTGTTCGTGTTTGTTTATGGATGGCTGCTGTACCAGGAGGGGCTTCTGCAGGGGCCGGAGGCCGTCAGCTACACCCTGCGGCTTCCCTTTATCCTGGTGATTACCCTGTTTCTGGGATACATCGTCGACTTGCAGACCAAGGACAGGGACCGGCAGCTCAAGGCGTCGGAGGCCCGCTACCGCAGCTTTATTGAAAATCTTCCCGTGGGCAGCTACCAGCGGACAACAGGGGAAAACAGCCGTTTTCTGATGATGAACCGGGCGTTTTTGCGCATGTTCGGTTTCAAGGGAAAACCCGACGCATGGCAGCCGGCGGCACTGCCCTACGCGGACGCCGACCAGGAAAAAGAAATTGTTGCCACCCTTGAGGCCAAAGGCAATGTGGATGGTATGGCCGTGGATCTGCGTCGAAAAAACGGGACGGTTTTTAACGCCCGTGTCTGGGCACGGCGCTACCGGATCGACGCCGGGGAGATCGTGGAGGGCATTGTTGTTGATGAAACCGGCCTGCGGCAGGCGGAGGCGGCCCTGCGGGAGAGCGAGGAGCGGCTCAAGGTGGCGGTGGCCGCCTCCTTTGATCTGATCTACGAGTGGCAGGTGGGCGGCGACCGCCTGCAATGGTTTGGCGACATTGAGCAGAAACTGGGCTATGGCCCCGGAGAGGCGGGCGATACGCTGGCGGCATGGGAGGTCCTGATTCACCCGGAGGATCTGCAGAATTTCCGCGAGATGGTGGAACTGCGCGATTCCAACACACAACCGCTTTTAAGGGAATACCGGATACGGCATAAAAGCGGAGAGTGGCGGTACTGGAGTGATCACAGCGTTCCCCTGCTGAACGGAGAGGGCCGGCCCTGGAAGTGGATCGGGGCCTGCACGGATGTCACCCGGCATAAAGCCATGGAGGCCCAGCTTCAGCAGGCCCAGAAAATGGAGGCCATCGGTGTGCTGGCCGGGGGCGTGGCCCACAATTTTAACAACATTCTGATGAGCATACAGGGATATGTGTCTGCCATGCTGATGGACCGGCAGCCCCAGGATTCCGACTACGAGCACCTGGTCGATATCGACCGGTCGGTGAAAAAGGCCAGCACCCTGACCCGCAATCTTCTGGGATATGCCCGTGGCGGCACTTATGATGTGCAACCCACCGACTTAAACGAGTTGATGCGGAACGAAGACAGAATGTTCGGCAGCGCCAAGAAGGAGATCGTGCTGGACGAACACTTCCAGAAGGATATCTGGCCGGTGGATGTGGACCAGAGCCAGATGCAGCAGGTGCTGATGAATCTTTACATCAATGCCGTTCAGGCCATGCCGGAAACAGGCGGCACCCTTCATGTGGGCACGGAAAATGTCATACTCAATGAAGAGGATGTCCGGGGACATGACGTGCTGCCCGGACCTTATGTAAAAGTGGTGGTGCAAGATGAGGGGTGTGGCATGGACAAGGCCACCATGGAAAAGATTTTTGATCCCTTTTTTACCACCAAGAAGACCGGGGTGGGCACCGGCCTGGGGCTTTCATCGGTCTACGGCATTGTAAAGAGCCATGGCGGCATGGTCCGCGTCACCAGCGAAAAAGGGCGGGGCACCTCGTTTTTTATTTTCCTTCCGGCCATGATCCGGGGGCAGTTGAAAAAAGAAAAAGAGGCGGCCGCGCCGGCCATAAAGGGCGGGGCAGAGGCCATTCTTGTGGTGGATGACGAAGAGATGGTGATCAAGGCCTGTTCACGCATGCTCAAAAGGCTGGGATATAATGTGGTGGCGGTCCAGAGTGGTGAGGCGGCGGTGTCCCTCTACCGGCAGCATTACAGGGAAATTGCCCTGGTCCTGCTGGATATGCTGATGCCGGGCATGGGCGGCGGCGAAACATATGATAAGCTGAAGCAGATCAATCCCCATGTAAAGGTGCTGCTGTCCAGCGGGTTCAGCCTGAACAATCAGGCCCGGGAGATTCTTGCCAAAGGGTGCAGCGGGTTTATTCAGAAACCCTATGATACGGCCGCGATCTCTTTAAAACTGCGTGAAATCCTGGATCAACAGGAGGCCGCCGAAACCTGA
- a CDS encoding HD domain-containing phosphohydrolase: MEKNNRLLLVDDEERILESLRRLLKKEGYEIFTATSGREGLDILQRETVGVVVSDMMMPEMDGIEFLAQASTLRSDTVQILLTGHAKLEVALDAINRLGIFSFIVKPWNNYVLVNDLRRAFDTYNLVAENRHLFQLTEQKNHELKEANESLEERVKHRTQLLQEAIEESILMLARAAEAKDDDAEGHIHRVYSMVYDLCKELGVPDDKTGQIALFSMVHDIGKLKISDDILRKKDLSEAEAVIRKSHVTAGEEMLGVKPFYKIAREIARSHHENWDGTGYPDGLKETEIPLAARIVALADTVDALTHKEPYKNAWDMKRVLQEIKKLAGTRFDPRIVEAFVSLQQKRSGRKAQAKGSA, translated from the coding sequence ATGGAAAAAAACAACCGTCTGTTGCTGGTGGATGATGAGGAGAGAATTCTGGAAAGTTTGCGGCGCCTGCTGAAAAAAGAGGGGTATGAGATCTTCACGGCAACGTCGGGCCGTGAGGGGCTTGATATCCTTCAGCGGGAAACCGTCGGCGTGGTGGTTTCCGACATGATGATGCCGGAGATGGACGGCATTGAGTTTCTGGCCCAGGCGTCCACACTCCGCAGCGATACGGTGCAAATTCTGCTCACGGGCCATGCCAAGCTGGAGGTGGCCCTGGACGCCATCAACCGGTTGGGGATTTTCAGCTTTATTGTCAAGCCCTGGAACAATTACGTGTTGGTGAACGACCTGCGCAGGGCCTTTGATACCTATAACCTGGTTGCGGAAAACAGGCACCTTTTCCAACTGACCGAGCAGAAGAACCATGAGCTCAAGGAGGCCAACGAATCTCTGGAAGAGCGGGTGAAGCACCGGACCCAGCTGTTGCAGGAGGCGATTGAGGAGAGCATCCTGATGCTGGCCAGGGCCGCTGAGGCCAAGGATGATGATGCGGAAGGCCATATTCACCGAGTCTACAGCATGGTGTATGACCTCTGTAAAGAGTTGGGAGTGCCGGACGACAAGACGGGCCAGATCGCTCTTTTCAGCATGGTGCACGATATCGGCAAGCTGAAGATCAGCGATGACATACTGCGCAAAAAGGACCTCTCCGAAGCGGAAGCCGTGATACGTAAATCTCATGTTACGGCCGGAGAAGAGATGCTGGGCGTCAAGCCGTTTTACAAAATCGCCCGGGAGATCGCCCGGAGCCATCATGAAAACTGGGACGGCACTGGTTATCCCGACGGGTTGAAGGAAACAGAGATTCCTCTGGCTGCCCGGATTGTGGCCCTGGCGGATACCGTTGACGCCCTGACCCATAAGGAGCCGTACAAGAATGCATGGGACATGAAACGCGTGTTGCAGGAAATCAAAAAACTGGCCGGCACCCGGTTTGACCCCCGGATCGTGGAAGCCTTTGTTTCCCTGCAGCAGAAGCGATCTGGCCGAAAAGCACAGGCAAAGGGTTCCGCGTAA